ATTTTTCCTTATCTTTTAGGCTTATTTTTATAGCTTGTAATAAGCTGGATGCTTGGTGTTTCAACACATACTCTTTATTTATGTCTTTGGAATGCATGCTTTTTTATCTATATGCTTGACAATTGGAAATGCATATTGATAGGGGAGCATTTAGTCTTTTGAGTTTGTGATTTTTGAAGAAGATTACTGATAGGGATATGTTATTCACTGATATATGCTTATTGATTAATATATGAGATTGTAAGATTTATTTGCTACATAAATTTGtcaaaatattaaaaagggaGAATTGTTGGAATATTGTTTGCCTAATTCAATGTTGCAACATAAATTGTGATAGGAATAGCTTAAATATAGCCTCTATCACACAGGTTGCAACATGAGTTTCAACAGAAAGTATGACAAACAATTTAAGTTTTTAGAGGTTGGCAATTTTGACTTGCATCAATGTAACGAGTAGTTTTGCACTTCGAAATATGCAACAAATGTAAGATTTTGTTGgaaaaaataattagataaatttacataaaattcATGCGTAAAAGTGTTTTCGGTTTTTTTATGCTTTTGCATACATTATTTCCTTTGTTATTTTCTACTTCAGTTATTACTTAGCACACTtttgaatactcaaaatcaacaAAAAGGAAGAAGATAAAGTCAACCATGAAGttttagatttgaaaatcaagGCTACTAATTAATCATACCATTGTGGAGAGAGATGCTAGTGATAATGATTTTGTTGTTGAAAGTAAGAGATAGAAATCTTGAAGTAGAGGAAGGTGAAGGAAAAGGAAGATAATAAGAAGGTGGTGGAAGAGAGTAAAGAAAAAAGGAGgaaggggaagaagaagaagaaagaggaggaaaagaaGCTAATTATGTTATTAGTTTTTGTACTATGCCTAAGTTGTGAATTCAATcgctatactttaatttggttaattttaattctatatttttttgagttttgaaattttagtcataCAATAACAGTATTTTTGTTAGGTCAAATTCTGTTATTAGTCTCATATTATGCATAACTTGTGGATTTAATCCATattcttcaatttggtcatttttaatttctatacttttttgaattttataatttcaaccaCAATTCAAATGGTAGCTATTAAATCCActatctaaaatgataaaactttTCTATGAatattatgtgaaaataacaagttgGCATGGCATTATATGCATATGATAATACATTTGCcacataataattttaaaatagcataatttaacgGCTGCTGTTTAATTgggattgaaattataaaattaaaaaaagtacacAAGCTAAAGTTGACCAAATTAGAATAAAGAGACTAAATCCACAGTTTGCATACAATACAAGGACTCATAGCAAAATAtaacctaaaaataattttaatttacttccattatataattaataaaagttTTCATCACTACCAACTTAACAAAAATTATAGTATAAATAAGTTTAAAGttagataattaaatatttttcaaaacatataaaatttaatatttttaacagtAACTAATAttctttacaaattttaatttagaagaaaatGCCTATATAATGAAATGTTATCtcacttatttttaatttactaatttctTATCTACAatactttttacttttatttaataatttttaatataaaataggtttttttttccGAATGATCAAAATGATATATTATTTgtgtaatttactttttttttattttttttattttttgtttaaatattgttacttttaatataatataagttCTTATCATATTTGCGTTTAGAATTGCTTATAGTCTCTCCTTAACctttaaataggaagataatgcgttTCAGCACACACTTTGTAACAATGTTGATGTCaatcgaattaaaactcaatcagTGGCATATGTAGGGAGGCTGACAGGGGCCTCGGCCCCCTTAAAATGGAAAGTTATCCATTTATgccatttagaaattttaaacttttaaattaataaatataaaattacactttaacacttaaaaatgaaaaaaattcaatttaatcatttaaaaattataaaaatataaactattaaaaattacaatttaattcttacccctaaattttttttcttcaattaaccTAAATATTGTTTTATTCAACGCTATTGTTATGTGTAGTGAATTCTagtacaattttaattaattgattaaaagaCACCTGGTATTAAATGCAGGATGGTAATAAATAGTTTTCTAATTTACAAGTTTATACAATTAGAGACGCGTTCTGAAAAGCTTTGAAAAAACAGTTCAAACGAAAATGattgaggaaaaaaaaagagtatatcTCATATTCTCATGTCCCACCTAACTCGATCAACAAgtcaaacaaaaaaatcaatcCAATTCCATTTGATTTAAGtgattttggtttaatttaattatagattctatatttcaattttttttataaaaataattaaaaattttaattaaatacaaaaatatatgagaaataaattaaatatgaaataggcTGAAAGTTACTATACACGTTCGTTTGATTAATTTGTGGCACAACTCTCACTTTTTGTTACCAATCAATcatgaatttttaaatatattaacttTTTAGTGATGTTGGTGGTattgatataaatttttaataaaatactcaTACTTTCTattattcatgaaataaataataatgatttttaaTGATGCCGTTTAATATATTGACAACACCGATAaatctttttgaaaaaaataaaggtcatataaaaactgtaaaaaaaaaaaagaagaaaatttacattAGAGAGCGGTTCATGACCAATCTTCACTTGGACGAAAACATCAGACCCaaaaaaaggtaaatttaaatgtgtttaaatgtgttttttttggGTACTATAACCTGTACACCACCGCGTATGAACTCCCAGGTCTCACTTTTATTGCTCCATTCgcatttattttaatccaaattttCTAACCATCTTCTGACTCCTTTGTCGCTCACCTTGATTTGCAGCCTCAATATTCCTCAACCACCCCAAACTATTATCTTCCACACAAATGACACAATAGTTTCCATTTCCAAATAGTACTACGTTCCTCTGTTTCCCTAATTTTCAGCAATACTATTCCAAATCACGCTGAAATCACCTGTCTTACCCTGGTCCATCAACCAAACTTGCAATAAGTCTTAAGTCAAAGAGTGTAgaaatcaacaaaaataaaaattcctacccataaatataaaattttgtaattatccACTAGTGTGAGAGTAGATTAAGGTTAAATAAAGAGTTATATCGAgttaattgttaaataaaattattctcTAATAAAGTTCCGTAAATGTAAGATTAATAAATCTTATATGCATTAATAAAATTGTCTTATTCTAACTCTTGCTTTAACAAcaaatagaaaaattttcttcATCATCCATGAAAAAGTAAAGCGAAAGTGAATAAACAACCCCGCCATCTTCCTCCCCAATGCAAACTAATATGTGTTGCTAAATATGGAATCCATCCTTTGGCTGAAGCCAGTTAACTCTTGGGATTTCTTCAACTATTTGTAAACCATACACACTGGTATCACTTCTATGGAGAAGAAAAGAAGCTACCTTTGTTCTTTTGCTAAACTTTGCTATTAGTCCCTGTCCTATATCTAAGTtatgtttagttaattttagcCCCTACATTTCAAATTGGTATGCTTgtactttttcaattttaaaattctagTCCTAACACAAGCTGtggcaattaattttttttactaaattatattattagtcaCGTACTATTATGTATAAAATTGTAGATTTAGTCTATATTATCTAATTTGATCATTCTTAGttcttatatattttgaaatttcaatcttgacataaatgataattgttaaatcgattaattaacttttttgttaataatttgtgGAAATAGCAATCTAACATAGTATTACACGGATGATAATAAGTTACCGcataaaatgatataaataatagaacttagtttaaataatttaatagctATAATTTGGTAAGGactaaaatttcaagttttgaaaagtatcaaaattaaaaatgaccaaattaaaatataaagattaaatcaatAGTTCATAGagtaatagcaaaatttaacatttttctcaaatttctttAATAGACATAGTAATGGATTGTTTATTGCGTGGAACATGGAACTGAAAAAGTGAACCACTTTGTCTTCCACTTCAGCTCTCATTGTTTCAGATTTGAAACACACCCATTGCTTTATGTTGATGGTGGAAAGCTGGAGACCTTACCTCCATTTAGTTCAACTCAACTCAAGGCCTTCAAATTAATATAAGTTATTTGTTCCTAATAAGTTTTTTTCCAACCAGATTTTGAAAAAGTGGCACATCTTCAGAGCTCAAATTAAGCTAAACATCAATGGCATCTTGCTGATACTATTAGAAATATCTTGGGAAATGACTCCCACCAAAAGAATCTAATGAAAACTGGGATTCTAACaaagaataattttatttttgatatatgtctaacataaataattaaagaatttttaaaaactcatattaatatatattagatatcATTGTCATGAAGTTGGGGAGCAattaatatagtttttttaaaatatttaaaagcaaATTAAAGAGCTGCTTCAGCCAACCTTGAGAAATGGTGAAGACAACAgcaaaaataaacaaagaataagtttattttatttatttatccaatCTCATCCATATAACACCAACCAAAATCAatatggaatatatatatatatattaacatttcCATTAAAAGTGATATTGAATTTAAGGGTTGAtgtaatgaaaatttattattaactaataattttaataattatcttttattaaattaactctAAACCTTAAAAAAGATAACAGtaattaattttcattaataaaatcgACGAAATTCAAACTTAATAATATTAGCACTTAACATTCATCAAATTAACTCTAAAATTTGATAAAACAACTTACAATGAGAGTTAAATTGCCATGTAttctttttcaatatttttttcaataaaattttaatgagGCATATTCATTGATCATTACTAACATATGAGAAGGAATGTTTTAACTCGTAATTTATTATGAATGTCTATAACTCCCAATGAAAGTAtttgttaatttgattcaatGATGCTTAACCTTTAATGAAGTAGTCCCAAATGATTTATtctcataaatcatataattggATGCAATCATGTCAACACTAATACATTGAATTCCGTCGAAACTCCGCTGGACTAGGATAGTCATAAAATGGATAATCTCTTGAGAAATTCTTGTATTGCACCCCTAAAGTCTTTATATGCAATCAtacaattattttgaatttttgggcgtttttatttttacactaactaatcaataataataattattattattattaaatagtcgagttattattttataactttttcatagtttggtgacaaaaaaaaaatactaataattacaTCATCTCcttgtaactttttatagtttggtgataataataaaaaattcttatttttttattttattaattaatttatgacgAGAAAAcgaaaatggttaatttaatacACAAAGTATTTGTTGTTCAAACATAATCTAGTTGAAGAAAGGAAGCCTGGGATTTGTTCCATTTGGCTAGACGTAATAGGAAAGCTAAGACTTCTGATGGATCGCGTAAGGAGTACCATGCTTTTGTTTCCTTCGGAATGGAAGATACTACGATGGGAAACCCTTCCCTTTTACCTGCTATCACCTGTAAACACCATCTCCATAATTTTAAAAACTCATTTCCAGATATTCATAATTTGAATGGGTTAAGCATACgaatattttaatgaaaatgaaaaatgagaccTTGAATGCATCTTCGTCAGTTTGATCATCTCCAATGTACAAAGAGAGAACATCATTGGCATTGCTGAACCCTAAAGTGTGAAGCAAATAATTGAGGGCATCACCTTTGTTCCACTCCATTGATGGCCGCACTTCTAGTACCttgtttattttacaattaaaagaAATCCTTTTTAACACCAATCTGAAAGAAACTGAAACTTTTTGCAATAATTTTGCTTAGCTTTATTTATcctaccattttaccctcagtaaGACGAAATTCGGGACGATTTTCAACCACAGATTTCACTTTCTCCTTTAAATTTCCTTGATCCTTCAAAACATATAATTGTCACTATTCTGAGTTAGCCAGAGCCTTGGGATTTTCTAAAAACATATATGCATCCAACAGTGGGAAGCAAGTAATTTTACCTGCGGTGGAACTTGTCGATAATGTACAGAGATGCAAAACATGTTGTCCTCTATCTTAGCACCTTGTGTTTCTCCAATTTTGTGTTCCAACTCCATTGAGATCTGTCACAAACAAATGGAGTAACCTATTTAATTAAAACAGTTCTAAAAAATCTCAGCTA
This window of the Gossypium hirsutum isolate 1008001.06 chromosome A09, Gossypium_hirsutum_v2.1, whole genome shotgun sequence genome carries:
- the LOC107930231 gene encoding probable trehalose-phosphate phosphatase D isoform X3, with the protein product MAKFLSRDINLMGFQISHSNKQKLKPFYDDPDSMLPDVEAYASWLLKHPSALNSFDCIMKEAKGKKVVVFLDYDGTLSPIVEDPDKAFMSTEMRAALREVAKQFPTSIISGRSRDKVKEFVQLNNVCYAGSHGLDIMQPPKSCDKKGNEGAFQPAKLFLPAIQEISMELEHKIGETQGAKIEDNMFCISVHYRQVPPQDQGNLKEKVKSVVENRPEFRLTEGKMVLEVRPSMEWNKGDALNYLLHTLGFSNANDVLSLYIGDDQTDEDAFKVIAGKREGFPIVVSSIPKETKAWYSLRDPSEVLAFLLRLAKWNKSQASFLQLDYV
- the LOC107930231 gene encoding probable trehalose-phosphate phosphatase D isoform X4, giving the protein MAKFLSRDINLMGFQISHSNKQKLKPFYDDPDSMLPDVEAYASWLHPSALNSFDCIMKEAKGKKVVVFLDYDGTLSPIVEDPDKAFMSTEMRAALREVAKQFPTSIISGRSRDKVKEFVQLNNVCYAGSHGLDIMQPPKSCDKKGNEGAFQPAKLFLPAIQEISMELEHKIGETQGAKIEDNMFCISVHYRQVPPQDQGNLKEKVKSVVENRPEFRLTEGKMVLEVRPSMEWNKGDALNYLLHTLGFSNANDVLSLYIGDDQTDEDAFKVIAGKREGFPIVVSSIPKETKAWYSLRDPSEVLAFLLRLAKWNKSQASFLQLDYV